In Microcoleus sp. FACHB-672, the genomic stretch CGCTACTCAGACAAAGATTATCATAAAATGAGATAATTTAACTCAGGAAGTTTAAGCAGGTAAACGAATATAAAACGTAGTTCCTTGGCCAGATTTAGATTCAAAATAAATTTGGCCGCCATGCGCTTCGACAACCGATTTGGCAATTGCTGCTCCCAAGCCGGTGCCGCCCCGCTTTCCGCTGGTAACAAACGGTTCAAACACCCGACCTCGAATTGCTTCAGGAATTCCAGGGCCGTTATCGCTAATTGTAATCTCCACCCATTCTTCAACAGATTGAGCCACGAAATCGATGCGACCGCCACTGCCGTTAAAAGATTCTACAGAGTTACTTACCAAGTTTTGAAAAACACGCATGAGCTTATTTTCATCAGCGCTAATAACGATATCTGCAGATTGGAAGATAAAGATAACTTTTTCAGATAGAAAATAACAGCGATTTAACTTTTGAAAATATTGCATTAGTTCAACAAACTTAATGGGTTGTTTGTTGAGTGCTGGAGTCCCGCGTCCAAATTCTAAAACTTCATCGGTCATTTCTAGCATTCGGGTGAGCTGCGTTTGGATAATCTCACACCACTCCTGAGTATCTTCATCTGCGTGAATTTCTTTTAACATTGAACTAGCCAGATGAATGCCGGTGAATGGACCCTTAAAATCATGAATAATGGTATTGACCATTTCTCCGATTAAAGCCATTTTTTCTTTGTGAACAACTTGATTCACGTATCGATCAGTTGTAGAGCGTAAATGTTGAATCAGGTGACGAAACACGTCGAGGACAACACCGCCATTTGTCTCGAGTAAAATTTCCATCAGCCGGTCACGCGGAATTTTTGCTAACGTTGTATATCCGCTGGCTGAAGCTCTGGCACTGCGCGGTTGTCCGTCTAAAACTCCGAACTCGCCAAAAAAGTCGTTCGCGCCGGCAATGGCAACGGTTTGATATTTATTCGTGTTGGTACGCTTACTAAACGCGACTTGACCGTCTAAAACTAGGTAAATGGAGTCTGAGGTTTCGCCTTCTTCAAAAATAACTTTTTGATCGGAAAAACTCTCCACAGTTGCTAGCTGGCAAAGTTGTGCTGCTTGTGCCGGCTCAAAATAGGCGATAAACCGATGCGATTTCAGATCCATGCGAGAGTCCCTGCATCCTTAATCGAGGAAGCTGCTTGATCTATCTTCCCTCAAGTTCACCGATGTGGTAATTCTAACCGACTTTTCTCTGTGGAATGCCTTATCAGTATAAGGCGATGGGCTTATACAATCAGAGATAGACAAGGAAACTTGCAGGCACACAAACAAAGCCGCAACGAACTTTTTGCTTAACTTGCATATTTTCCCAACGCCATTACCGCATTCTGACCGCCAAATCCAAAACTAAAACAAAGTATATTATTTATGTCACTCTGACGCGCCACTCTCACGAAATCTAAATCACAGGCCGGCGCTTTCAACCCCACACAAGGCGGTAAAATTTGATACTGCAACGCCATCAGCGAGAAAGCCGCACCCATTGCGCCGGATGCGCCTAATGTGTGACCCGTTGCGCCCTTTGTGGAACTCACGGGCACACCTTGAGGAAACAACCGTTCGATTAAATTCGCTTCAAACTCGTCATTCAAGGCGGTGCCGGTGCCGTGAGCGTGGATGTAATTAATCTCAGATGAGGAAATGCCACTGCGTTCGTAACCTTGCTTAACAGATGCCATCGCGCTTGCCCCACCTTGTTCTGGGGAATTCGCATAACAGGCATCATTTGTCAAGCCAAAACCCCGCACTTGTCCGTAAACTCGTGCAGAGCGCTGTCGAGCGAGCTGGGCAGACTCTAGCACAAACACTGCCGCGCCTTCTCCAAGCACCAAACCTTCGCGATGCCGGTCAAAAGGATAGCAACCTGTTTTTGCTAAAGCCCCCATCTTGTCAAATCCTGCCAGCGTCAGTGGTGTCACCGGCGCTTCCACCCCGCCAACAACCACCTGCCGGCACTGCCCTGTTTGAATCAGTTCAAACCCTTGTGCCAGCGCCCACAAGCCGGTAGCGCAGGCGGCCATTGGTGCCAAAACCGGCCCGTTTGAGCCGATTTGACGCGCCGCCTGGATCGCTGCCATGTGAGGGAGGGTTTCTAGCCAGGGAGGGGGCAATTTAAATGTGCTTCCCCTCTCTTGGATAGCTGCCCTGGCTCGCTGTTCCCACCGGCTCTGATAAGCGCGGCTTGAGCCAATTACTACGCCACACTCAGGTGCCGGCAGCATTAACCCGGCATCTTGAACCGCATCTGCCACAACCTGCTGGGTTAAAGCAGACAAATCGGTAAGCGTTGGGCCAATTAGCGCCAGGGGGCGGGGGGGCTGTTCCGGAAACGGTTGATATTGCTCAATGCCAGAGTTACCGGCAAGCAACCGCCGCCAACTGGCTTCGAGCGCCCCTAACGCTGAAACCAACCCAATGCCGGTGACAACAACTTCCACAACTAAATTCTGAATGCACGGATTTTAGATTTTAAATTGAGTGCAATCTAAAATCTAAAATCTTTGATCATTGATTTGCTAACTTCAAGTTATCCAATCCCTGCGTTACTTTGGCAGATTCAATGCGATCTCCCTGCTGAATTTTGTCAACCACATCCATGCCTTGGGTGACTGAACCAAATACCGCATAATTGCCATCTAAAAACGGGAGATCCGCTAACGTAAAGTAAAACTGCGACGAAGCTGAATCTGGCGGGGCTGAACGCGCCATCGCCACAGCGCCACGTTTATGCTGCAACTCAGGTTGGGCACGCACGTTGGCAGCTTCTAACGTCTTACTATAGATAGGAGCATCTGCCCCTTTGGGCTTAATTTCCAGGGGAATATAGCGGGGACGGGACGTTGCGGGGTCAATAAAACTGCCGGTTCCCAAAGTGCCAGAAAACTTGGGGTCTTTACCTTGAGGGTCGCCGCCCTGAACCACAAAGGGTTCCGGGTCGCGCACGACTCGATGAAACGTAAGACCGTTATACACGCCGCGCTGAACGAGATCAACAAAGTTGCCGGCACTGATCGGGGCATTGTTGCCATCGACTTCAATCGTAATGGGAGAACCCTTAACGACCATCACCACCGTTGCTTTACCTTCTAGTCGGGGTAAATTGCTCGGTTGTGGGTTGTTGGCTTGATTGCCTGCCGGTGACGTTGGAGTGTCTGAAGCAT encodes the following:
- a CDS encoding ATP-binding protein, encoding MDLKSHRFIAYFEPAQAAQLCQLATVESFSDQKVIFEEGETSDSIYLVLDGQVAFSKRTNTNKYQTVAIAGANDFFGEFGVLDGQPRSARASASGYTTLAKIPRDRLMEILLETNGGVVLDVFRHLIQHLRSTTDRYVNQVVHKEKMALIGEMVNTIIHDFKGPFTGIHLASSMLKEIHADEDTQEWCEIIQTQLTRMLEMTDEVLEFGRGTPALNKQPIKFVELMQYFQKLNRCYFLSEKVIFIFQSADIVISADENKLMRVFQNLVSNSVESFNGSGGRIDFVAQSVEEWVEITISDNGPGIPEAIRGRVFEPFVTSGKRGGTGLGAAIAKSVVEAHGGQIYFESKSGQGTTFYIRLPA
- a CDS encoding beta-ketoacyl-ACP synthase encodes the protein MEVVVTGIGLVSALGALEASWRRLLAGNSGIEQYQPFPEQPPRPLALIGPTLTDLSALTQQVVADAVQDAGLMLPAPECGVVIGSSRAYQSRWEQRARAAIQERGSTFKLPPPWLETLPHMAAIQAARQIGSNGPVLAPMAACATGLWALAQGFELIQTGQCRQVVVGGVEAPVTPLTLAGFDKMGALAKTGCYPFDRHREGLVLGEGAAVFVLESAQLARQRSARVYGQVRGFGLTNDACYANSPEQGGASAMASVKQGYERSGISSSEINYIHAHGTGTALNDEFEANLIERLFPQGVPVSSTKGATGHTLGASGAMGAAFSLMALQYQILPPCVGLKAPACDLDFVRVARQSDINNILCFSFGFGGQNAVMALGKYAS
- a CDS encoding peptidylprolyl isomerase codes for the protein MQIKIRHWLVSVLLVGALLIGGCADAQNSAPQASPNASDTPTSPAGNQANNPQPSNLPRLEGKATVVMVVKGSPITIEVDGNNAPISAGNFVDLVQRGVYNGLTFHRVVRDPEPFVVQGGDPQGKDPKFSGTLGTGSFIDPATSRPRYIPLEIKPKGADAPIYSKTLEAANVRAQPELQHKRGAVAMARSAPPDSASSQFYFTLADLPFLDGNYAVFGSVTQGMDVVDKIQQGDRIESAKVTQGLDNLKLANQ